The following proteins come from a genomic window of Crassostrea angulata isolate pt1a10 chromosome 1, ASM2561291v2, whole genome shotgun sequence:
- the LOC128182508 gene encoding testis-expressed protein 52-like — translation MSVVAMPTIEERENLMKDNRVPLSGFSPRPIQRLANRKQPRSVLNIECNHFLRTETKDFTHGHAPVTYKLWMEAGKHDPPYPNTPDPNFNSNVWRNFRKQYGFNTTAEGRKISEVLATMYPLNIPAPSKVGDHTFEKYIRETKLFNDEKIAFLAMNRTKADVQEFKRLRCRSEARNPPIDESGNILPPENFKKYEHRFVPPPPLPPTPPPSNQKIDSLGQRYIPRSEPHLWKLSYKLSHPQYESVRKEIKRRQELMRNQPIGVSPKTFPSPLVP, via the exons ATGTCTGTGGTAGCAATGCCAACCATAGAAGAGAGGGAGAATCTTATGAAAGATAACCGGGTACCATTATCTGGATTCAGTCCCCGGCCCATACAAAGACTAGCCAATAGGAAGCAGCCCAGATCTGTGCTAAATATCGAGTGTAATCACTTCTTACGGACAGAGACAAAAGACTTCACACATGGGCATGCCCCCGTGACCTATAAATTATGGATGGAGGCCGGTAAGCATGACCCCCCCTATCCGAACACCCCTGACCCAAATTTCAACAGTAACGTGTGGAGAAACTTTCGTAAACAGTACGGATTCAACACAACTGCTGAAGGCAGGAAAATTTCTGAAGTGTTGGCTACTATGTATCCATTGAACATTCCTGCACCTTCAAAAGTCGGGGACCATACGTTTGAAAAGTACATCAGAGAAACAAAACTGTTTAATGACGAGAAAATAGCTTTTCTGGCAATGAATCGGACAAAGGCCGATGTGCAGGAATTCAAGAGGTTGCGTTGTCGAAGTGAAGCGAGGAACCCGCCTATTGACGAAAGTG gTAATATCTTACCTCCAGAGAACTTCAAGAAATACGAGCACCGGTTTGTACCTCCCCCGCCACTGCCTCCGACCCCACCCCCGTCAAACCAGAAGATTGACTCCCTGGGTCAGCGCTACATCCCCCGCTCTGAGCCTCACCTGTGGAAACTGTCTTACAAACTTTCACACCCCCAGTACGAGAGTGTTCGAAAGGAAATCAAGAGGAGACAAGAACTTATGAGGAACCAACCCATTGGGGTCTCCCCCAAAACCTTTCCTTCTCCGCTGGTGCCATGA
- the LOC128184600 gene encoding serine/arginine repetitive matrix protein 2-like, with product MSNVKASHSKRSKRTLNILEQIVRDQVLADEEKGETAESKTKKTSDKDKKMKPNGDVNQNGFEERGRERTRKSKNDKKEKELSQNFYKSISVPKASSQNRSRSNSGSSSFWSNGKDSKEPIRSRSRSYSPKSPSSRSRSRSRSRQRSRQRSRSRSFSPSSDRSRNLSLSRSRSGSRSRSRSFSNSSSSYRYSPKSPSSGSRSRSRSRSRQRSRSRSYSSSSSRSRSRQRSRSRSRSRPIQRPRSRQRSRSRSRSRSALLETLRPKSPEEPSHSTTKSLPVRSMKAKDKDTMSDIGGGSSKKKPPSGQKKGKLLKRKQIRKFKSMEINPDIFIEERLQQKYRELEEIMKGKTVKTNTITRQYIGQMETLREQYHMVSHGLAPPGVILPRSMSQELRIKGHLDQSSHGKRRPLSGGSFNSELSNKSTDMAYRSMQNIIHYSQNPHHEYPPSKPRKRKSKRKNSESTIDNSSFHSQTTATTLKTDHSTPLSTPRTLQEQEQLNYHIKYSSKEELREWLKKKDKLHRKKVKEEKAKKRAEREKMVLEANEKFEKRMEAQKVYKKWAEQKNKEISEMKRQERREHKRILKEYEEKNEKKNIRPESAPLKRRETSTGGVKVEGRAETNVNLREKSKKSGNESTLTTTPHPPSSKFIYKRPVAGRIKLAVNGKNPDSQKTDRERPKTASSSRSRSAEGNRMSYDQWVTQKRKQDQKKKELEELQKKEQMSKSDPDLNKIIPDIAKKRVHNVLEGKKRIDTGVKRIDDKLNKKFGGGDFKSEEQEKEADEQVRYSYRLESDRSTTPSTSGQMNVSGTAIKRPPSGARRPQTAPAGRVPPPKKSSGSPRQAVVPKLEDVMNEENTSNPFQLPFPPEAGVPKHVASRQRKLFAEQVWERLESEERPEPQGSDVPDPATCVSMTSPPASDAGDKPEPARKKESNDNEKDGTDSNELKSEEREEKDDVDSEKDLVFMTQFSSVDNLNKIVNDNSEANQKTEDVEATPEIEKLDLDFTKDSQKDNVSDQEENSNEVDGDKTENKNLPKVDEKGEDDSSEEAKDSVVDDNKTSETKSEKETDKTKGEKEETKGEEEEEAVSSKTIENDTESSQNVDILTLDVENTTRSSKRVSFNEAPEVFQTEEWSTDTQTPDEESFRSGLDDPANSGEKDLITSSLDDDF from the exons ATGTCAAATGTGAAAGCTTCACACTCCAAGAGATCCAAACGAACGCTCAATATACTGGAACAGATTGTGAGAGATCAGGTGCTTGCAGACGAGGAAAAGGGGGAAACAGCAGAAAGTAAAACAAA GAAAACATCTGATAAAGACAAAAAGATGAAACCCAATGGAGATGTTAATCAAAATGGTTTTGAAGAGAGAGGAAGAGAAAGGACCAGAAAGTCTAAAAATGACAAGAAAGAAAAGGAACTAAGCCAGAACTTTTACAAGTCTATTTCTGTTCCTAAAGCTAGTTCTCAAAACAGATCCAGATCTAACTCTGGGTCATCCAGCTTCTGGTCTAATGGAAAAGATTCAAAGGAGCCTATAAGATCAAGATCAAGGTCATATTCGCCGAAATCACCAAGTTCTAGATCCAGATCTAGATCCAGATCCAGACAAAGATCCAGACAAAGATCTAGATCAAGGTCATTTTCCCCATCTAGTGACAGATCAAGAAACCTGTCTCTATCAAGATCCAGATCCGGGTCAAGATCTAGATCAAGGTCATTTTCTAATTCTAGTAGCAGTTACAGATATTCACCGAAATCACCAAGTTCTGGTTCAAGATCTAGATCCAGATCCAGATCCAGACAAAGATCTAGATCAAGGTCATATTCAAGTTCGAGTTCAAGATCCAGATCCAGACAAAGATCCAGATCTAGATCTAGATCCAGACCCATACAAAGACCCAGATCAAGACAAAGATCTAGATCAAGGTCAAGGTCTAGATCAGCCTTATTAGAAACATTAAGACCCAAATCTCCCGAGGAGCCATCACACTCAACAACGAAAAGTCTACCAGTTCGTTCAATGAAAGCTAAGGATAAGGACACGATGAGTGATATTGGTGGGGGTAGCAGCAAGAAAAAGCCACCCTCAGGCCAGAAGAAAGGCAAACTTTTGAAGAGAAAACAAATCAGGAAATTCAAATCAATGGAAATAAATCCGGATATATTTATTGAGGAAAGGCTACAACAGAAGTATCGGGAACTGGAGGAAATAATGAAGGGAAAGACTGTCAAGACAAACACTATAACTAGACAATATATTGGTCAGATGGAAACATTGCGTGAGCAGTACCACATGGTGAGTCATGGGTTAGCTCCTCCTGGAGTCATTTTGCCTAGAAGCATGTCTCAGGAGCTGAGGATCAAAGGTCACCTGGATCAGAGTTCACATGGCAAGAGGAGGCCATTGTCTGGAGGAAGCTTTAACA GTGAGCTATCAAATAAATCCACAGATATGGCGTACCGATCCATGCAAAACATTATCCACTACTCCCAAAACCCACATCACGAATATCCCCCATCTAAACCACGAAAGAGAAAGTCGAAACGCAAAAACTCCGAGTCTACGATAGACAACTCTTCATTCCACTCCCAAACCACTGCCACTACATTGAAAACTGACCACTCGACGCCATTGTCAACACCGAGGACCCTTCAGGAGCAAGAGCAGTTGAACTACCACATCAAATACTCCAGTAAAGAGGAGTTACGCGAGTGGCTGAAAAAGAAAGACAAGCTCCACAGAAAGAAAGTGAAAGAAGAGAAGGCGAAAAAGAGGGCAGAGCGGGAGAAGATGGTGCTGGAGGCCAATGAAAAGTTTGAAAAGAGAATGGAAGCTCAGAAGGTATACAAAAAGTGGGCTGAACAGAAGAATAAGGAGATTTCTGAAATGAAAAGACAAGAGAGGAGGGAACACAAGCGTATTCTGAAggaatatgaagaaaaaaatgaaaagaagaaTATACGCCCTGAGTCTGCACCTCTCAAACGTAGAGAAACCTCTACTGGTGGTGTGAAAGTGGAAGGAAGAGCTGAAACAAATGTCAATCTACGGGAAAAATCGAAGAAATCAGGAAACGAATCAACATTAACGACCACTCCTCATCCACCGTCTTCGAAATTCATTTACAAAAGACCTGTTGCAGGGAGAATTAAACTCGCCGTAAATGGTAAAAACCCAGATAGTCAAAAAACGGACAGAGAGAGACCCAAAACAGCGTCATCGTCACGATCAAGGAGTGCCGAGGGAAACCGAATGTCATACGACCAATGGGTGACGCAGAAGCGAAAACAAGACCAAAAGAAAAAGGAATTGGAAGAACTGCAAAAGAAAGAGCAAATGTCCAAGTCAGACCCCGACCTGAACAAGATTATTCCAGATATCGCCAAGAAAAGGGTACACAACGTTCTGGAGGGCAAAAAGAGGATCGATACTGGAGTTAAACGAATTGATgataaattgaacaaaaaatttgGAGGTGGAGATTTTAAATCGGAAGAACAAGAGAAAGAAGCCGATGAACAAGTTCGATATTCTTACCGTTTGGAATCTGACAGGTCCACCACACCAAGCACATCAGGTCAGATGAATGTCTCAGGAACCGCCATTAAACGTCCTCCATCTGGTGCAAGGCGGCCCCAAACAGCTCCAGCTGGCAGGGTTCCACCCCCAAAGAAATCCTCAGGATCACCTCGTCAGGCCGTGGTTCCGAAGTTAGAGGATGTGATGAATGAAGAGAATACGTCTAATCCGTTCCAGCTCCCGTTTCCTCCAGAGGCTGGCGTCCCAAAGCACGTAGCTTCCAGACAGAGGAAGCTGTTTGCGGAACAGGTTTGGGAAAGGTTGGAGAGTGAGGAGAGACCAGAACCTCAGGGTAGCGATGTTCCAGATCCAGCTACGTGTGTGAGTATGACCAGTCCACCAGCAAGTGACGCTGGGGATAAGCCAGAGCCAGCCAGGAAAAAGGAAAGCAATGACAATGAAAAAGACGGAACCGACAGCAATGAATTGAAATCGGAAGAGCGAGAAGAAAAGGACGATGTTGATTCTGAAAAAGATTTAGTGTTTATGACTCAATTTAGCTCAGTtgataatttaaacaaaattgtgaaTGACAATTCGGAGGCAAATCAAAAGACAGAAGATGTTGAAGCGACTCCTGAAATCGAAAAACTTGATTTAGATTTTACGAAGGATTCTCAGAAGGATAATGTATCGGATCAAGAGGAAAATTCAAATGAAGTGGATGGcgataaaacggaaaacaaaaATCTTCCAAAGGTTGACGAAAAAGGAGAAGATGATTCATCAGAAGAGGCTAAAGACTCAGTGGTAGACGATAACAAAACCAGTGAAACGAAAAGTGAAAAGGAAACCGATAAAACAAAGGGTGAGAAGGAAGAAACAAAGGGTGAGGAGGAAGAAGAGGCCGTTAGTTCAAAGACAATAGAGAATGATACCGAAAGTTCTCAAAATGTAGATATTCTTACTTTGGACGTTGAAAACACGACTCGAAGTAGCAAAAGAGTGTCGTTTAACGAAGCTCCCGAGGTGTTCCAAACAGAAGAGTGGAGTACAGACACGCAAACACCGGACGAAGAAAGCTTCAGATCTGGACTCGACGACCCTGCAAATTCGGGTGAAAAGGATTTGATCACATCTAGTCTTGACGACGATTTTTAA
- the LOC128191496 gene encoding uncharacterized protein LOC128191496: MAHARSLVMAQEPVRCELCTMSTGVAKVYCNTCNVKLCKSCMPSHVSQGHRSHDMIEYAYHGSNMMCNIHSGKNCDMRCQQCQIPVCKRCIISGLHKNHDFTDISDESGGLDSVAISDCDIPQSFNFLRDPVVVLEFDSNSEDLDRIGICHPDKIWVSFIYECTISCLDFSGEIKDSISVTSGEYPADLFVTHEQELYFCDWKDRTINKQNLNSTNRDIDVVLKLEEWTPRAFCVSKSGDLLVCMTVHYNDQCKIIQYSGKSIVQEIQFDENGDAIFHHKGGDIFLAENGNGDKCVSLPAHRSVQVVSNVGDFRYSYHGDTDSSTSNKFSPHGITTDRLHQVLIADSENNRIHCIDVDGHFMNFICCGLVDPRAVQVNTINNNLYVGEFRTGKIKIIKYIQ; this comes from the coding sequence ATGGCTCACGCAAGATCGCTGGTTATGGCTCAGGAGCCTGTCCGGTGTGAACTGTGTACCATGTCCACAGGAGTGGCGAAGGTTTATTGTAACACTTGCAACGTAAAGCTCTGTAAATCCTGCATGCCAAGTCACGTGTCGCAGGGTCATAGGTCACATGATATGATTGAGTACGCGTATCACGGTTCGAACATGATGTGCAATATTCATTCAGGAAAAAATTGCGATATGAGGTGTCAACAATGCCAGATCCCTGTTTGTAAAAGATGCATTATATCTGGACTCCACAAAAATCACGATTTCACGGATATTTCTGATGAATCGGGTGGTTTGGACTCTGTTGCAATCAGCGATTGTGATATTCCGCAATCGTTCAATTTTCTTCGCGATCCAGTAGTTGTGTTGGAGTTTGATTCAAACAGTGAAGATTTAGATCGCATTGGTATTTGTCATCCAGACAAAATATGGGTATCTTTTATATACGAATGCACCATATCATGTCTAGATTTTTCCGGTGAGATCAAAGATAGTATAAGTGTTACTTCTGGTGAATATCCAGCTGATCTTTTCGTTACTCAtgaacaagaactttatttctgtGATTGGAAAGACAGAACGATCAACAAGCAGAATCTGAATTCAACAAACAGGGACATTGATGTGGTACTAAAATTGGAGGAATGGACGCCGCGCGCTTTTTGTGTTTCAAAATCTGGTGACTTATTGGTTTGTATGACAGTTCACTATAATGACCAGTGCAAGATCATCCAATATAGCGGTAAATCCATTGTACAGGAAATTCAATTTGACGAAAATGGAGACGCTATTTTTCATCACAAAGGAGGAGACATCTTTTTAGCAGAAAATGGAAATGGTGATAAATGTGTTTCTCTACCTGCTCACAGGTCTGTTCAGGTGGTGAGCAATGTCGGCGACTTCCGGTATAGTTACCATGGGGACACGGATTCTTCGACTTCCAATAAATTTTCTCCGCACGGTATAACTACAGACCGGCTTCATCAAGTCTTAATCGCAGATTCCGAAAATAATCGAATTCACTGTATTGATGTAGATGgtcattttatgaattttatctGCTGCGGACTGGTAGACCCAAGAGCAGTTCAAGTGAACACAATTAACAACAATCTGTATGTTGGCGAATTCAGAACGGGTAAAATCAAGATCatcaaatatattcaatga
- the LOC128167250 gene encoding neuronal acetylcholine receptor subunit alpha-6-like has protein sequence MMRIHCFVLWLMYLDGYFSANLTDVENLYSTLLTNYNKDVRPLTTTNAPVYVNGTFNLVGLKEFDEVNGKFSLIGFFTFTWIDSRLSWDPSSHNSIFTIELPETKVWVPNLMIGNPYDKIGTLGKGILPVTYVYNGLAYWSPGDVISSGCEVDVTYYPFDTQNCIVMFMCWGYTPEAVITTAQTPEIQTAYFSEHGTWDIIEKELKSHLDSTMSYISVDIKMKRRPAFAVINIVLPMVFMVILNLLVFILPVDSGERVSYSITVLLAIAVFLTLVGDNLPKTSTPTALLSYFLLGDLILSSVICLIVILGLTFHHRDDSESPVPNRVARAVKFCCYRKVCRFKNKTAVEAFNENAGKKSKIPDDDDDDDDDIVVTWKMVSKCFDKFMLMFSLLAITIQTVLFFVMTMQ, from the coding sequence ATGATGAGGATTCACTGCTTCGTTCTGTGGCTGATGTATCTAGATGGTTATTTCTCTGCTAATCTCACAGACGTAGAAAACTTGTACAGTACTTTATTAACAAACTATAACAAAGACGTACGACCACTGACAACGACGAACGCGCCTGTTTACGTGAATGGTACGTTTAACCTTGTAGGGCTCAAGGAATTCGACGAAGTAAACGGCAAGTTTTCATTGATCGGCTTCTTTACTTTTACGTGGATTGATTCACGATTGTCTTGGGATCCGAGTTCGCACAATTCTATTTTCACTATTGAGCTGCCGGAAACAAAAGTATGGGTTCCAAATTTGATGATTGGGAATCCGTATGACAAAATTGGAACTTTAGGTAAAGGAATATTACCTGTCACATACGTCTACAATGGATTGGCTTATTGGTCACCAGGTGACGTCATATCAAGCGGATGTGAGGTAGATGTGACGTATTACCCCTTTGATACGCAAAATTGCATTGTGATGTTTATGTGTTGGGGTTACACTCCAGAAGCAGTCATTACAACTGCTCAAACTCCTGAAATTCAGACGGCTTATTTTTCTGAACATGGAACCTGGGACATAATCGAAAAAGAGTTGAAGTCCCATTTAGACTCCACTATGTCCTACATTAGCgttgatataaaaatgaaaagacGCCCAGCCTTTGCTGTTATCAACATTGTCCTTCCGATGGTTTTCATggtgattttgaatttattagTTTTCATCTTACCAGTGGATAGCGGCGAAAGGGTGTCTTATTCCATCACTGTGCTCCTTGCCATAGCGGTGTTTCTAACTCTGGTTGGTGACAATTTGCCGAAAACATCCACACCGACAGCGCTGTTGTCTTATTTCCTTCTCGGGGATCTGATTCTGAGCTCTGTGATTTGCTTGATTGTGATTTTAGGCTTGACGTTCCACCATAGGGATGACTCTGAAAGTCCCGTACCAAATCGTGTCGCAAGAGCAGTGAAATTTTGTTGTTATCGAAAAGTTTGTCGTTTCAAGAACAAAACAGCCGTAGAGGCCTTTAACGAAAACGCAGGAAAGAAATCAAAGATTCCAGATGATGACgatgacgacgacgacgacataGTTGTGACGTGGAAAATGGTGTCCAAGTGTTTTGATAAATTCATGTTGATGTTTTCCCTTTTGGCCATTACCATACAAACGGTGTTGTTTTTTGTAATGACTATGCAATAG